The following proteins come from a genomic window of Natronosalvus vescus:
- a CDS encoding sugar phosphate nucleotidyltransferase produces the protein MNEWSAIVLAAGEGSRLRPLTKHRPKPMLPAATKPILEHVFDALIDAGVTEITAVVGYQRSRVQSHFGPTYRNVPIRYVTQDKLLGSGHALLAAESELDGPTLVVYGDQLVDVNILDDVLEAHERTSPTATLGLIPAREVGEYGGVLCSDGEVIEIVENPLDDREYYLNAGVYVFDETIFDAIRAVDPRVGEHTLIDAISKLVEGSADVRGTISDGVWVDATYPWDLLQIADDLLDDLVEGGNEISADAYVHESATIVDPVVITPDCVVGPGAVVGPNVCLGENVTVGANTTVTHAVIDSDTRIEAGATVRDCVTGRGARIGPASAVVGGPSDVMINNSVHRDVEFGALIADHAQDEGGATYCPGAIVGADVHVHAGSTIRGTIDDDVEVRG, from the coding sequence ATGAACGAATGGTCTGCGATAGTTCTTGCAGCTGGGGAGGGGAGTCGGCTTCGACCGCTGACGAAACACCGGCCGAAGCCGATGTTGCCTGCGGCGACGAAGCCGATACTCGAGCACGTCTTTGATGCACTCATCGATGCTGGGGTCACGGAGATCACCGCCGTAGTCGGCTACCAGCGTTCACGGGTGCAGTCTCACTTTGGCCCGACGTACCGAAACGTGCCGATCAGGTACGTCACCCAGGACAAACTCCTCGGGAGCGGTCACGCGCTGTTAGCCGCGGAATCGGAACTCGATGGGCCGACGCTCGTTGTCTACGGTGACCAACTCGTCGACGTCAACATCCTCGATGACGTCCTCGAGGCGCACGAACGAACCTCACCAACAGCGACGCTTGGATTGATTCCGGCACGCGAAGTTGGCGAGTATGGGGGCGTGCTGTGTAGCGATGGGGAGGTAATCGAAATCGTCGAGAATCCCCTCGATGACCGTGAGTACTATCTCAACGCTGGAGTCTATGTCTTCGATGAGACGATTTTCGACGCGATCCGAGCGGTCGATCCGCGCGTCGGTGAACACACGCTCATCGACGCCATTTCGAAGCTGGTCGAGGGCAGTGCCGACGTTCGCGGCACGATTTCCGATGGCGTCTGGGTCGATGCGACGTATCCGTGGGACTTACTCCAAATCGCCGACGATCTCCTCGATGACCTTGTCGAAGGCGGGAACGAGATCTCCGCCGACGCATACGTCCACGAGTCGGCGACGATCGTCGATCCCGTCGTGATCACACCCGATTGTGTCGTCGGGCCAGGGGCCGTCGTCGGGCCAAACGTCTGTCTCGGTGAGAACGTGACCGTCGGGGCAAACACCACCGTAACACACGCCGTGATCGACTCAGATACGCGTATCGAAGCCGGGGCGACGGTTCGTGACTGTGTGACCGGCCGAGGCGCCCGGATCGGGCCCGCTTCGGCGGTCGTCGGTGGCCCGAGTGACGTCATGATAAACAATTCCGTCCACCGCGACGTCGAATTCGGGGCGTTGATCGCCGATCATGCACAAGACGAGGGCGGAGCCACGTACTGTCCGGGGGCGATCGTCGGTGCAGACGTCCACGTCCACGCCGGCTCGACCATCCGTGGGACGATCGACGACGACGTGGAGGTGCGTGGCTGA
- a CDS encoding PKD domain-containing protein, producing the protein MVLLVALALVISPIAGTAGAAIGATPMANSTSIDDDERITITDQVSVWDRSAVTLRADSSAEGAVSVDFLADLKAPDDEYYSSFRQNLTVFKQGKTVPVHFDTNVQSSSSFDENDEVQILTAKLHDDADVGALPMSNGDLSDAFTQENLDNLNENVSFSLEPKKKALDEDGELTYQFEDEGAGMYALFVATGDGLSVDDNDLEIIDDTTIVGVEHLAVQENPSEVTVDDDGVLPGDTVTFDAEATDLEGEIDHTVILYDEETYLDFVINITDQIDGDFSASDIVIEHDIESINGVQSLEDDVSFLGMDIGAQSVSGVTHVGDIISFITSEAGDAVDADIDGPQTKATGDVVLNASSTAIADAGTTAEIDVETFGNWSEGDYRWVHVATGDSSDAFQTNTGTISLEEEKDTTPPPGPPAPPGPPDDPPVGPPEVPVDPLPFASFDELQVAAVDEKTGLPTARFSPESPVGWVALQTDTEIEVLVQGFDLSNPPEELTSVPDDTISLQSITVAEGYENTPGTIEFRVDKTTVDETKVDQGALTVLRYDAAAGEWEALETEVVGTTGDRIILEAETPRFSYFAVAETETTPETTPPTANIEILPDSTIEEGDTATLSAAGSDPGSGEIVGYEWKLDDEKIGNGEELEITPDAGEYEVELTVVTDEDESDTTTATLTVQVRIVDPSEKHRVEITVTDNDGDPIEGATVTIGDEEVTTGADGIATFDLENNVYTATITADGYETVTQEVDVDGQETEFAIQMASAVEDDGWPVWLLILVVLGLMGLAIGGLYIKYLQEEEDLDLQEEFEKLRESLNERRKDVSNRFN; encoded by the coding sequence GTGGTTCTTCTCGTAGCTCTCGCGCTCGTGATCTCTCCGATCGCGGGCACCGCGGGTGCAGCGATTGGAGCTACACCGATGGCGAACTCGACGAGTATCGATGACGATGAACGAATAACGATCACTGATCAGGTATCTGTCTGGGATCGGTCGGCGGTGACACTCCGCGCTGATTCGAGCGCGGAGGGTGCCGTCAGTGTTGACTTCTTGGCTGATCTGAAGGCCCCTGACGATGAATATTATTCTTCATTCCGCCAAAACCTAACCGTCTTCAAACAGGGAAAGACTGTTCCGGTTCACTTCGATACGAACGTTCAGTCATCGAGTTCCTTTGATGAGAACGACGAGGTACAGATTCTCACCGCGAAACTTCACGATGACGCGGATGTGGGCGCGCTGCCGATGTCCAACGGTGACCTGTCTGATGCGTTCACACAGGAGAACCTGGATAATCTCAACGAGAACGTCTCGTTCTCACTCGAGCCGAAGAAGAAGGCACTCGATGAGGATGGCGAACTCACGTACCAGTTCGAGGACGAAGGCGCGGGCATGTACGCCCTGTTTGTGGCGACTGGGGATGGCCTTTCAGTCGACGATAACGATCTCGAGATCATCGACGACACGACCATCGTCGGCGTCGAACACCTCGCTGTCCAAGAAAACCCTTCGGAGGTCACCGTTGACGATGATGGAGTGCTCCCCGGGGACACCGTCACGTTCGATGCCGAGGCTACTGACCTCGAGGGAGAGATCGATCACACGGTGATTCTGTACGATGAAGAGACGTATCTCGACTTCGTCATCAACATCACCGATCAGATAGATGGTGACTTCTCGGCCAGCGATATCGTGATCGAACACGACATCGAGTCGATAAACGGCGTCCAGTCGCTCGAGGACGACGTCTCGTTCCTCGGGATGGATATTGGTGCTCAATCGGTCTCGGGCGTCACCCACGTCGGCGACATTATCTCCTTCATCACGAGCGAGGCCGGTGATGCTGTCGACGCCGACATCGATGGGCCACAGACGAAAGCCACTGGCGACGTCGTCCTCAACGCCTCCTCGACGGCGATTGCCGACGCAGGAACGACCGCCGAGATCGACGTCGAGACGTTTGGGAACTGGTCTGAAGGTGACTATCGCTGGGTACACGTCGCTACCGGTGACTCGAGCGATGCGTTCCAGACCAATACGGGAACGATCTCGCTCGAAGAAGAGAAGGACACGACACCTCCACCAGGGCCACCAGCGCCACCGGGGCCGCCGGATGACCCACCGGTTGGCCCACCGGAAGTGCCGGTTGATCCACTGCCGTTCGCCAGCTTCGACGAACTGCAGGTGGCGGCCGTTGACGAGAAGACCGGCCTTCCAACGGCGCGGTTCAGTCCGGAGTCACCAGTCGGCTGGGTCGCTTTGCAGACCGACACCGAGATCGAGGTGCTCGTCCAGGGCTTCGATCTCTCGAACCCACCGGAAGAGCTCACGTCGGTACCGGATGACACTATCTCGCTCCAGTCGATTACTGTCGCCGAAGGGTACGAAAATACCCCCGGAACGATCGAGTTCCGCGTCGACAAGACGACGGTCGATGAGACCAAAGTCGATCAAGGGGCGCTGACCGTCCTCCGGTATGATGCGGCTGCCGGCGAGTGGGAAGCGCTCGAGACTGAGGTTGTTGGGACGACCGGTGATCGTATCATCCTCGAAGCGGAGACGCCACGGTTCTCGTACTTCGCGGTCGCGGAGACCGAGACGACACCGGAGACGACGCCCCCAACCGCAAACATCGAAATCTTGCCGGATTCGACGATCGAAGAGGGTGACACGGCAACGCTGTCGGCTGCAGGATCCGATCCCGGAAGCGGCGAGATCGTTGGCTATGAGTGGAAACTCGATGATGAGAAGATCGGTAACGGAGAAGAACTCGAGATCACGCCCGATGCTGGTGAATACGAAGTTGAGTTGACGGTCGTTACCGACGAGGACGAAAGCGATACCACAACCGCTACGCTCACCGTCCAAGTGCGAATCGTCGACCCGAGTGAGAAACACCGTGTCGAGATCACCGTGACGGACAACGATGGAGACCCGATTGAAGGGGCGACGGTCACGATCGGCGATGAGGAAGTGACGACGGGTGCTGACGGCATTGCGACGTTCGACCTCGAGAACAACGTTTACACGGCAACGATCACTGCAGACGGGTATGAAACGGTCACGCAGGAGGTCGATGTCGACGGCCAGGAAACGGAATTCGCGATCCAGATGGCTTCTGCAGTCGAGGATGATGGCTGGCCGGTCTGGCTCCTCATCTTGGTGGTGCTGGGTCTGATGGGGCTCGCGATCGGTGGGCTCTATATCAAGTACCTGCAGGAGGAAGAGGATCTCGACCTTCAGGAGGAGTTCGAAAAGCTCCGCGAGAGTCTCAACGAACGCCGCAAAGACGTGAGCAACCGCTTCAACTAA
- a CDS encoding RNA-guided endonuclease InsQ/TnpB family protein, translating into MADDYVRRTAITRLSVDDEQRDVLEETITEWKRGCQLATGLAWGHCNTKSDVQPLAYDAVREDTNLGSQHAILATHQAAEAITGCIERRSKGKKVSKPTFTAPTVTYDTRTMTVFDDDTVSLSTTESRVRCPLDLPDADDGYQRQYLDSDEWSVTESTLTARDGEFFLHIGFRRYKNDTERNTAEDGTVLGVDLGIENLAVTSTAYFFSGRKLTHRLREFEKVRAGLQQTGTRSAHRTLVQSSGRELRYVRDVLHRASNALIDEALRYDCDVIAFENLTHIRDRTGASWGHKWAFRTLYEYVEYKAEAVGISVKQVGSAYTSKRCSECGFTASENRSSRNEFRCVKCGSEANADYNAAKNIGMRYVRRGQQSSRRTGNSQLTLKSGTVTPKRGFTGYPDGFEAEFTDKPHPQSAEGA; encoded by the coding sequence GTGGCAGACGACTACGTGCGTCGGACGGCAATCACCCGCCTCTCGGTAGACGACGAGCAACGCGACGTGCTCGAAGAGACCATCACCGAGTGGAAACGGGGCTGCCAACTCGCCACAGGCCTCGCGTGGGGACATTGCAACACCAAGAGCGATGTGCAACCCCTCGCCTACGACGCTGTGCGCGAAGATACTAACCTCGGTAGTCAGCACGCGATCCTCGCTACCCACCAAGCTGCAGAAGCCATCACTGGGTGTATCGAACGCCGGTCGAAAGGAAAGAAGGTCAGCAAGCCGACGTTCACCGCGCCGACCGTAACGTACGATACGCGGACGATGACGGTGTTTGATGACGATACTGTCTCCCTCTCCACTACGGAAAGTCGGGTTCGGTGTCCGCTTGACCTTCCCGACGCCGACGATGGCTACCAGCGACAGTACCTCGACTCGGACGAATGGAGCGTTACGGAAAGCACGCTCACTGCCCGCGACGGTGAGTTCTTCTTGCATATCGGCTTCCGCCGGTACAAGAACGACACCGAACGAAATACCGCCGAGGACGGAACGGTTCTCGGGGTTGACCTCGGTATCGAAAACCTCGCCGTTACCAGTACCGCCTACTTTTTCAGCGGGCGGAAGCTAACCCACCGGCTTCGCGAGTTCGAGAAGGTACGCGCCGGATTGCAACAGACCGGAACGCGAAGTGCTCACCGAACACTCGTACAGTCGAGTGGCCGGGAACTTCGTTACGTCCGTGACGTTCTCCACCGGGCGTCGAACGCGTTGATAGATGAAGCACTCCGCTACGACTGTGACGTTATCGCGTTCGAGAACCTAACCCATATCCGCGACCGAACCGGTGCGTCGTGGGGTCACAAGTGGGCGTTCCGAACGCTCTACGAATACGTCGAGTACAAAGCCGAAGCCGTCGGTATCTCGGTGAAGCAAGTCGGGTCGGCGTACACGTCGAAGCGGTGTTCTGAGTGCGGATTTACCGCAAGCGAGAATCGCTCGTCGCGTAACGAGTTCCGATGCGTGAAGTGTGGGTCGGAAGCGAACGCCGATTACAATGCGGCGAAGAACATCGGTATGCGGTATGTCCGCCGGGGCCAACAGTCGTCTCGGCGGACGGGCAACAGTCAACTCACCCTGAAGTCTGGAACGGTGACGCCGAAGCGCGGATTTACCGGCTACCCCGACGGGTTCGAGGCCGAGTTCACGGACAAGCCCCACCCTCAAAGCGCCGAAGGCGCTTAG
- a CDS encoding CARDB domain-containing protein yields MKRVTGLLLTVVLLAAGIGATSAGVLPPGFDGNSSEDGNDRGVDTLEEIDDLIATPSSGPNGDYVVIDEDGHLMIDLTSGNPNTAVDGVPPSAFTGIDDVFELEYTGSEGTTVWIETDDERLEFHTESGVIGDEENATVLGPNERVAVGFSVDSEGLEAGDQIVGTFTVHATIADSRVYVASPRATIEIDAPDNVTRVVTIEHARSHIALTGDAHAFQIGSNVMLEELTVRFNGRGDPTFTLDAAEVAEHDQRLERLPSETGTVEIGSYTVRNASEAETIRDVEYRYAIDRDWLNATGADPETITVHSYDEEADRWEPSDTTVVDETAEAVVLEARLDVFSTHALTADAPVLTVTDLALEPSTVTVGEAVTVTTTIENSGRVNGTDELAVTVDGDERETIVASVDAGVSVTETFELTIDEPGEYEIGVGDAEPVTLTVLEADEPTAPDTGGDDEEEEETVETPDEPDERGEPIEEEGGFGALGVAGLLLAGSIAFGTIWRVRHSR; encoded by the coding sequence ATGAAACGAGTCACTGGATTGTTGCTGACGGTCGTACTCCTGGCCGCCGGTATCGGAGCGACGAGTGCGGGCGTCCTTCCACCGGGTTTCGACGGCAACTCGAGCGAAGACGGGAACGACCGCGGGGTCGACACCCTCGAGGAGATCGACGACCTGATCGCCACCCCCAGTTCGGGGCCGAACGGCGACTACGTCGTGATCGACGAGGACGGCCACCTGATGATCGACCTGACCAGCGGGAACCCGAACACGGCGGTCGACGGCGTCCCACCGTCCGCGTTCACGGGCATCGACGACGTCTTCGAACTCGAGTACACCGGATCCGAGGGCACAACGGTCTGGATCGAAACCGACGACGAACGCCTCGAATTCCACACGGAATCGGGAGTGATCGGTGACGAGGAAAACGCCACCGTGCTCGGCCCGAACGAGCGCGTTGCCGTCGGGTTTTCGGTGGACAGCGAGGGCCTCGAGGCGGGAGATCAGATCGTCGGGACGTTCACCGTCCACGCGACCATCGCCGACAGCAGGGTGTACGTTGCCTCGCCGCGGGCGACGATCGAGATCGACGCGCCCGACAACGTCACCCGCGTCGTGACGATCGAACACGCCAGATCCCACATCGCGCTGACCGGCGACGCCCATGCGTTCCAGATCGGGTCGAACGTCATGCTCGAGGAACTGACTGTGCGCTTCAACGGTCGCGGCGATCCGACGTTCACGCTCGACGCTGCGGAGGTGGCCGAGCACGACCAGCGGCTGGAGCGGCTCCCGTCTGAAACTGGTACCGTCGAGATCGGTTCCTACACCGTTCGAAACGCGTCGGAGGCGGAGACGATCCGCGACGTCGAGTACCGATACGCGATCGATCGAGACTGGCTCAACGCGACCGGGGCCGATCCGGAGACCATCACCGTCCACAGCTACGACGAGGAAGCCGATCGCTGGGAGCCGAGTGATACGACGGTCGTCGACGAAACTGCGGAGGCGGTCGTCCTCGAGGCGAGGCTCGACGTGTTCTCGACGCACGCACTGACGGCCGATGCTCCGGTGTTGACCGTGACAGACCTTGCGCTCGAACCTTCGACGGTCACGGTTGGCGAGGCAGTCACCGTCACGACGACGATCGAGAACAGTGGCCGGGTGAACGGAACCGACGAGCTGGCGGTGACGGTCGACGGCGACGAACGCGAGACGATCGTGGCGAGTGTCGACGCCGGTGTGTCGGTCACTGAGACGTTCGAACTCACGATCGACGAGCCGGGCGAGTACGAGATCGGGGTCGGTGACGCCGAACCGGTGACGCTCACCGTCCTCGAGGCCGACGAACCGACGGCACCTGACACAGGTGGCGACGACGAGGAAGAAGAGGAGACGGTGGAAACCCCGGACGAACCGGACGAACGTGGCGAACCGATCGAGGAAGAGGGTGGATTCGGAGCGTTGGGGGTCGCGGGGCTCCTCCTGGCGGGTTCGATCGCCTTCGGAACGATCTGGCGGGTTCGACACTCGCGGTAG
- a CDS encoding DUF1102 domain-containing protein encodes MVGVGSASLGGSALLGTGAFSRVESNRAVTIQVAADPDAYLGLDECETLHGDNYVELDDNGHLYVDISENPNAGEGVNSNSRTWFHNVFQICNQGKEDACVWIERDDNWPVVESGPYEGDPRVDFYLEDDEEASILGAENATAVRLGECYCIGIRTNTHGINANDEAALLDDLEDTITLVADVECPDPDAPPECVEPKEATWDEIGERDEAGGPVIVMGLDSELAPGSDGHGPPEEHAEMVASLLDDVTNGQDGILVLGGNPTSYSNIIDYWEGDVGKDPQVDEDVDFVYEEDEMETVDFDNYAMLGVVSGDDQLGWGSGNGLTNSQNEVLIDRSDDIADFVNAGGGLLVKTQDGLDDPAGFLGPLGQFDGLFGIDGAGYGDAPDTIEITEAGEELGLDAGPDGSGMNNWESWCCWHDVYTEYPDFLEVLAWNTDSTSAGEGHAAALGGDQVLVPREVALSITGVNALGDGQSSSYKVELENQGGETIEGDFEIDVISGGVSIDHQLPDGELELGSGEGETWEDGLELTADGPGMLEIEVAFTDEDGVELVSVNMMVDSIPEDPGIC; translated from the coding sequence TTGGTCGGAGTCGGTAGTGCCTCCCTCGGCGGAAGTGCATTGCTTGGCACCGGCGCGTTCAGCAGAGTCGAATCGAACCGAGCCGTCACGATTCAGGTCGCGGCGGATCCTGACGCCTACCTCGGACTGGACGAGTGTGAGACGTTACACGGGGACAACTACGTCGAATTAGACGATAATGGGCACCTGTACGTCGATATCTCGGAGAATCCGAACGCCGGTGAGGGGGTCAATTCGAACTCCCGAACGTGGTTTCACAACGTCTTCCAGATCTGTAACCAGGGGAAAGAAGACGCCTGCGTCTGGATTGAGCGGGACGACAACTGGCCGGTCGTCGAGAGCGGCCCGTACGAGGGTGACCCACGGGTCGACTTCTACCTCGAGGACGATGAAGAGGCGTCGATACTCGGTGCCGAGAACGCCACAGCGGTCAGACTCGGCGAGTGTTACTGTATCGGGATCCGGACGAACACCCACGGGATCAACGCGAACGACGAAGCGGCACTCCTCGATGATCTCGAAGATACGATCACGCTGGTGGCGGACGTGGAGTGTCCCGATCCGGATGCCCCACCCGAGTGTGTCGAACCGAAAGAAGCGACCTGGGACGAAATCGGTGAGAGGGACGAGGCTGGTGGGCCAGTCATCGTTATGGGGCTGGATTCGGAGTTGGCACCCGGGAGTGATGGTCACGGACCACCGGAAGAGCATGCCGAGATGGTTGCCTCACTACTCGACGATGTCACCAATGGGCAGGACGGAATACTCGTGTTGGGTGGGAACCCTACCTCCTACTCGAATATCATCGATTACTGGGAGGGCGATGTTGGCAAGGATCCACAGGTCGACGAAGACGTAGACTTCGTGTACGAAGAGGACGAGATGGAAACAGTCGACTTCGACAACTACGCTATGCTCGGGGTCGTCAGTGGAGACGACCAACTCGGCTGGGGATCTGGTAACGGCCTCACCAACAGTCAGAACGAGGTACTGATCGATCGTTCTGACGACATCGCTGACTTCGTCAATGCTGGAGGCGGCCTGCTCGTCAAAACCCAGGATGGGCTGGACGACCCGGCTGGCTTCCTTGGTCCACTTGGGCAGTTCGATGGACTGTTCGGGATCGATGGCGCAGGCTACGGTGATGCACCCGACACCATCGAAATCACCGAAGCCGGCGAAGAGCTTGGCCTCGATGCCGGGCCTGATGGAAGTGGTATGAACAACTGGGAGAGCTGGTGCTGCTGGCACGACGTCTACACCGAATACCCCGATTTCCTCGAGGTGTTAGCGTGGAACACTGACTCCACGTCGGCCGGTGAGGGTCATGCAGCGGCCCTCGGCGGCGACCAGGTACTGGTTCCGCGCGAAGTCGCGCTTTCCATCACCGGCGTCAATGCACTTGGTGACGGTCAGTCGTCGTCCTATAAGGTCGAACTCGAGAACCAAGGAGGTGAGACGATCGAGGGTGACTTCGAGATCGATGTCATCAGTGGTGGCGTCTCGATCGATCACCAGCTGCCCGATGGCGAACTCGAACTCGGATCTGGTGAAGGCGAAACGTGGGAGGATGGCCTCGAACTAACTGCTGACGGGCCAGGTATGCTGGAAATCGAAGTCGCGTTCACTGACGAAGATGGCGTCGAGTTAGTATCAGTGAATATGATGGTCGATTCTATCCCCGAAGATCCTGGCATCTGCTGA
- a CDS encoding DUF1102 domain-containing protein has product MGVGSASIGGSALLGTGAFSRVESNRSVTIAVAEDPDAYLGLDKCGGHDNPTPNGSYAHLDDNGHLELLMNEDNPTHNGEQAEYLGAGINSNSTTWFDNVFQICNQGKEDVCVWISDSESWPRVDEGQYEGERRVEFYLGDDDDRSLIGEENAYELGLGDCICVGLRVRSYDLVEADELLEDLENTIQINADVDGVCFERPPLPECPFYGTTMEDPTEIHEIRYDAASDEIVTETVGNIGNMSPHDIARPNGLAFDDENDVFYFAEDFEGTDGVLFTMNEDGNMGLEEYGDITTGGAGIAGAAFWDEMGEYLFIEEGGDELKAAKLDGVGGVDTRVVVDLDEDVAADIGLGDLAIDRDAATLYVSTASSDRGTTLFSIDLDDTDTQELITDGSDEDYATNKQLAFDDDGVLWAHHAWDGDWWTVDLETGAHNEDDPVANTQGYSDLARCGFIDGE; this is encoded by the coding sequence ATGGGGGTGGGGAGTGCCAGCATCGGAGGCAGCGCCTTACTCGGAACCGGCGCGTTCAGCCGGGTCGAATCGAATCGATCGGTGACGATCGCAGTCGCGGAAGATCCGGACGCGTACCTCGGGCTCGACAAGTGTGGCGGTCACGACAATCCGACGCCCAACGGGAGTTACGCACATCTCGACGACAACGGCCACCTCGAACTCCTCATGAACGAGGACAACCCGACCCACAACGGGGAACAAGCCGAGTACCTCGGGGCCGGTATCAACTCGAACTCAACGACGTGGTTCGACAACGTCTTCCAGATCTGCAACCAGGGGAAAGAAGACGTCTGTGTCTGGATTTCGGACAGCGAGTCGTGGCCGCGCGTCGACGAGGGACAGTACGAGGGTGAACGACGCGTCGAGTTCTACCTCGGCGACGACGACGATCGGTCGCTCATCGGCGAGGAGAACGCCTACGAGTTGGGACTCGGTGACTGCATCTGCGTTGGCCTGCGGGTTCGATCCTACGACCTCGTGGAGGCCGACGAACTACTCGAGGATCTGGAGAACACGATCCAGATCAATGCCGACGTCGACGGGGTTTGCTTCGAGCGACCACCACTGCCGGAGTGTCCGTTCTACGGCACTACGATGGAGGATCCGACGGAGATCCACGAGATCCGGTACGACGCTGCCAGCGATGAAATTGTCACCGAAACGGTCGGTAACATCGGCAACATGAGCCCACACGACATCGCGAGGCCGAACGGACTCGCGTTCGACGACGAGAACGACGTGTTCTACTTCGCCGAGGACTTCGAGGGCACGGACGGCGTCCTGTTCACGATGAACGAGGACGGTAACATGGGTCTCGAGGAGTACGGCGATATCACCACCGGCGGTGCAGGTATCGCCGGGGCTGCGTTCTGGGACGAAATGGGCGAGTACCTGTTCATCGAAGAAGGAGGAGACGAGCTCAAGGCGGCGAAACTTGATGGGGTAGGCGGTGTGGATACCAGAGTCGTCGTCGACCTGGACGAAGATGTCGCCGCAGATATCGGACTGGGCGACCTGGCCATCGATCGAGACGCCGCAACGTTGTACGTCAGCACGGCCTCGTCGGATCGGGGAACCACGCTCTTCAGCATCGACCTCGATGACACCGACACGCAGGAACTGATTACGGACGGTTCCGACGAGGACTATGCGACGAACAAGCAGCTCGCGTTCGACGACGACGGCGTTCTCTGGGCCCACCACGCCTGGGACGGTGACTGGTGGACGGTCGACCTGGAGACCGGTGCCCACAATGAGGACGATCCAGTGGCGAACACACAGGGATACTCGGATCTCGCACGGTGTGGGTTCATCGACGGCGAATAA
- a CDS encoding DUF5305 domain-containing protein: protein MTRSTASTTDELSDDDRRRIRLRQFLDRRFLLVIGVLLATVMAGGWLAYEPHVDPALTEEEQTIDTWVEQPTLSHQAEVQRPNPVFSDGEVLRNQPLYYTRISPTLEGTYAYAYDAPDGEFDVDVDMSLLLQSVDDDGNAYWSEREPLRQDAVEGLKPGQEMQLSFDVNVSDVESRIEAIENSLGASPGTSEATVVVTTRVAGTVNDEPVSNRHTAAYVLETGGSTYGVETDTENVGEHAFTESFEVEQRYGPLRSYGSLGLMLFGLVGIATLGYGRHTGWITVTNEERQLFEAVSQREAFDDWISTGRVGEADLEGPRIDIDSLEGIVDVAIDSDRRVIEDRRRGAYYVVEGDVYHVHEPDWRETSGGDIEDTPSRETAPSTESERAGETGTAIQDERLELLVDSVPGDGSGGQMLFQDDTVDRHDEATDSDDWADSIATVGDEDRDGAHRSDTEVPDDNVGTTETTVEAGDSDEPVNDGEPLE from the coding sequence ATGACACGCTCTACAGCATCCACGACCGACGAACTATCCGACGACGACCGTCGACGCATCCGCCTTCGCCAGTTCCTCGACCGGCGATTCCTGCTCGTGATCGGGGTGCTCCTCGCGACAGTCATGGCGGGTGGGTGGCTCGCGTACGAACCACACGTAGACCCGGCACTGACCGAGGAGGAGCAGACGATCGACACGTGGGTCGAACAGCCGACGCTCAGTCATCAGGCCGAAGTCCAGCGGCCAAATCCCGTGTTCAGCGACGGCGAGGTGCTGCGCAACCAACCGTTGTACTACACACGGATCTCGCCGACACTCGAGGGGACGTACGCGTACGCGTACGACGCTCCGGACGGGGAGTTCGACGTCGACGTCGATATGTCCCTGTTACTCCAGTCGGTCGACGACGACGGCAACGCGTACTGGAGCGAGCGAGAGCCCCTCCGACAGGACGCCGTCGAAGGGCTGAAACCGGGTCAAGAGATGCAGCTCTCGTTCGACGTCAACGTAAGCGACGTGGAATCCCGGATCGAGGCGATCGAAAACAGTCTTGGGGCCAGTCCCGGTACCAGTGAAGCCACAGTCGTGGTTACCACGAGAGTCGCCGGAACGGTGAACGACGAGCCGGTCTCGAATAGACACACCGCGGCGTACGTCCTGGAGACGGGCGGCTCGACGTACGGCGTCGAGACCGACACCGAAAACGTCGGTGAGCACGCGTTCACCGAGTCGTTCGAGGTTGAGCAGCGCTACGGGCCGCTCCGGTCGTACGGCTCGCTCGGACTGATGCTGTTCGGATTGGTGGGTATCGCCACCCTCGGCTACGGTCGACACACGGGATGGATTACCGTCACCAACGAAGAACGCCAACTGTTCGAGGCGGTCAGCCAGCGCGAGGCGTTCGACGATTGGATCAGTACCGGCCGGGTCGGGGAAGCCGATCTCGAAGGGCCGCGCATCGACATCGACTCCCTCGAAGGAATCGTGGACGTCGCCATCGACTCCGACCGACGCGTGATCGAGGACAGGCGGCGGGGGGCTTACTACGTCGTCGAAGGGGACGTCTATCACGTCCACGAACCCGATTGGCGCGAGACCTCTGGCGGAGACATCGAAGACACACCGTCCAGGGAAACGGCCCCATCTACCGAAAGTGAGCGGGCGGGCGAAACCGGGACTGCCATCCAGGACGAGAGACTCGAGTTACTCGTCGATTCCGTCCCGGGAGACGGTTCAGGCGGCCAGATGCTCTTTCAGGATGATACCGTCGATCGTCACGACGAAGCCACCGATTCCGACGACTGGGCCGACTCGATCGCTACCGTCGGAGACGAAGACCGCGACGGCGCCCACCGTTCCGATACCGAGGTTCCTGACGACAACGTCGGTACCACGGAGACCACCGTCGAAGCGGGTGACTCGGATGAACCGGTCAATGATGGGGAACCACTCGAGTAG